The Uranotaenia lowii strain MFRU-FL unplaced genomic scaffold, ASM2978415v1 HiC_scaffold_612, whole genome shotgun sequence region cacaaaccataaattttatggTCTACACAATGCTTATTATCGtccacgataccgtgaatgcacattgaaattcatatttttcgaccatacatttcatcgttttgacgaaaataaccatgaaaaaggggtattgttatgcagcgtgaccatgaaaaaaatggcgattttccatacattgggAAGCCCAAtaatataaagttcatggttATAACAtcatccagtttttcatggtaaaaccatgaaaaccCGATAATATTCAATGTTCACccactgaaataaaaatctttgatcATGGtgggatttttgtttttgattttaattatgtcatcattatcaaagatttgtttgattaaaaaaacgaatgtatttatttgttcatgacatttatttagaaaatctcAACATTTTACTTACACATTTAACCACACGGTGATTATTCGGTGGACTGGAATGCTTTGTACACCAGCATCTCATAGCCACTCCCGGAATCTATTGGCCACCGTGTCACGAGCCTCTCGCAGTGTTGAGTTATTTTGCTCCCTCGTCTGAAGTGGAGCTTCGGAAGTTCTGTCAGCttctggaaaaaaatgattttttgagtttgGTCAGTTTTCTAATCAATATGCATGCAATGTACTTACCACCACCACCGCAAATAGAGCAATTGCCTTCCAACTCGGCATGACGTCCAAAAATTCCAGAACTTGTCCGGATTCAGCAGCTTTTAACtgaaaaagatttttccaaTCGCGAGAAAACCGTTCCCCGAAAAAAATGGCGCGCAATTATTTTTTCCTACACGCTAATTTGTTAAAGTGTAGAAAAAGCAAAGTTTAACAACGTTTGGATTTTCATTTTACCATGAAGTACATGGTAACAATGATAATCACAAGAAAATTATCATAATACCGTACTTCTGTCATTTTCGGcaactatgaaatattttgaataaacgatGTACTTCACGGTTACTTAGAAAATTATggtgatttcataattaaatgcgGTTGAAAGATATTTAGATACCACGATGAAGTTGATTGTTacattgaatatcattgttcagttattttaaaaccatGGTCCTTGCTATTCGGGCTGACATGCGTGTCCTTGATGATATATTGATATTAATACTATGTTtggtaaaattaaaatggaTATTTATTTTCCCTATGAGAGTGAGTGAATGCTCCAAAGTCAGTACAAAATACAGAAATGAGTTCAAGGCCAATAATGGGAGCGgcacattttattattttctgccTAACCAAGCTGTTGTTAACTAAAAATGTTGTTAGAAGAAAAGGAATCTGAGAACATTGTACCAATGCATTGGTACCGAAAATGCGGTAAAATTTATGTATCGACCATACAATAACACATGGAAATCAGAACGAATGAACAAAGTCTTAGGACAAAAATATATCATGAATACGGCTGGCTTAATAGCCCTCaagttgattgatttttgatttaaagCATACTATTCTTCTTAAATTGCGTTTGCTTCTTGTTTAGTACGTTGACAGGTGTTTAAGTGTTACTTTAAGCTATCCTTCTAACAATATGTaggtttaaagatttcaagctTTGAGCTTCCAAATTAGAAGGTTTCCTACGAGATTGTGTAAATAGTGTTGTTGTTCGTTTTCGAATCTTTAAAGTTGTACCATCAATGATGCTATTAATAATTCTCTACAGGTGTGTTACTTTCGTTATTAGTTTAGTTTATAGTTTCTAAAAAATAGACATCTCTATTAGGAAAGTTCAGTTTCGAATCTCTTTGTTCGGTAATTTGGTCGAATAAGTACTAAAAGAAAACCTCGCGATGGTGGGTTAGCTTCTAAAACTAATGGAATTCAACAACCGTTCCTACATGCTAGTGGGCTGACTTGGGATTTTACATGTCAGTAGGTAGAATATCCGGTATCAAATGTTTGCAGAGCTCTTCTTCGCCCGACACGAAAATCACTTTGCTCGAGGTATTCTCGTCGAGCCAGGCTTTGATGACTGGCCAAATGGTGGAAAACACCAGCGGAGCGTTCAGAATCAGACAAGCCCCCAATCGCTCCGGGAAGTGTTTGCTGAGCAACCAAATCAGATTTTTGATTAGCTGATAGTCCATACAGGAGGTGCTGAAATCGGCCAAATCGAACACGATGCAAAGATTGTCGGTAACCTCCTCGAAGCATCGCTTGCAGGCTTCGTCCAAACAGTGGACGATGAACCTGGTCAGATCATCAATGTCCCGCTCGGATGAGTGATTCTTGGCGGGTATGTAAATCACGGGCCTTCCCGTGCAATCCCTGTGGCGCAAGACGCGAGCCTTGTTCTCATTAGCCTTGATAGCAGGATGATCCCCTAAGCTGGCCACACCATATTCCTCACGCCATTTATTGGTCTTCAAAATGGCCTGTCGAGCAAAATCGATCGTTAGCATCATTTATTAAAGTCTCTACCTATAGAGGAACAATATGGTCAACcgaatggaaaattttaaatcacctGAAAGGCAGCATCCACAGTTTTGAACGCACGGAGGTATCGTTTCAGCGAGAACTCGTTGTGATACTGTTTGGGATCAGCATCGGCAATAATCTTCATCCGTTCCTTCAGGGAAGCCAAATCGGTCGAGTTCACTGCAGCGGGCTCCATTACCATATGTTTTGTGCCCCCCtccaacaaacaaaaaagtattATGTCCAAATAAACTTCCAAACAAACAGGCGTAGGTGGAGCTTATGATTTCACTTTCAACTTCCGCAATGGAGCAACCTTTTTCGTTCCGCACCTATAGCAGCACCATTGGCAATAATACCTATACGTGGTAGCAGCTTCCAAACAATTCACACCATGCAATGTTGACTCATATGTAGCTGCTCCTTTTTCGTTTGCTGTTGATTGATACGAATGTATTCACGGAACTCCAAGCGTAATGGATGTTGTTATCTTATCGGACGCTGTTTAGCCTAGAAtactaaactttttttctatCGATACTTTTCACCCAATCTATACTGTGTGGAGCAATGATAACGAATAGGGTGATGATGGGAAGGCAATTCACGACTGATATTTTGAACAGTACACGGTTAAAATGTTTCAGTCAGTTTTTTCTCGTTGTCCCCCCATAACCCTTTAGGTTCCAAAACGTAGCTCAAATTTTCGTATTTAGTTATACAATGCGGAtctgacgtttgagttgaataTTCATCATCAGGCGTTCTCTCGCTATCAATAGAAGCACTCCAATTTCTCAACTTGTTGGCCAGCTACCGTGAAAcagaaaagattttttgtgttgattttCATCGACTTGGTCTCTTCGATATTGACTTTTAGACctgctgcattggagatttcggtgaggtcgtcgagtttgctctgcatatccgattgtctttgggcgagcaaaacgaTATTTTCTATTATCGAAGGATTCTACGGAAATCCTCGGCTTGGTCTACAGTCGAACAATTCAGTCTAGTCTTGTCTCAATACGGTAAATATCGCGATTGGATCGGAAAAGACACCGTATCGCAAGAACTTGCTCAAAACATGCCTCGTATAGTGATTTGATGAGATGGGCTTGTTTCTCTGGGACTCATTATTTAAGTGCAGCCCCGTTATTTTCATGGttatcactttgcagagtactttgagggttgtacagaacaacgttatgccacgccagaTATCgaactctgtcaggtctcctttatTCGGGAACTTCACAATGTTGCAGTTTCCCAGATGTGCTGAAAAAGCAGgatcggctttgagcatttcagcaggaatgcaatcgattccatgcgctttgttggatttcgtgTCTTTGATTGcccttctatttcagccagcgcaTGGGCTTCCGAGTTGatgccattaatgcgacttactgctGGCTCTTCGAGCTGCGGGTGACACTCACTTTGAGTCTGTGCAGCACGGCTAACTTCTACCCAATACACATACCCGCAAaacccaaaacttgtagcatGAACGTGAATTTATCTTACAAACATATTAAAATCTCCTTAAGTAAGCTTACAATAATACCTTCCTACTTACGTATTTTCTACCATAGTAAACAAACAACCCCCGAACCGCACAAGATCAATATCACAGCTCAATTTCAGACGGCACAGATGTATCACAGCTATTATCACGAGAATATTACAATCGATTCTGGTGGTCTGGCAACTCTGCCTGGATGCTCGGCTCCACGGGTACACACCAACTGCCCGGATCACTTCCGGCTGGACCACTAGATGTCGGCGCtgctgtttcaaaaaaaaaagaaaacggtAAAAAACGAGTTCGAAAAACGTGCTTCCCAAGGCCAACGACAAAAAGCCAACGACCCTTTCGATAATTATTCATTTACTTttattcacttcttcttccatacaCTTAACCGAGGGTACCATGGCTCGTTGTGATAAAAGCATTCTTGATCCCGCATCACTGTCCTTTGACTGTTCCGTTTGTCGGTAGTTCTGAGGCTCGgaattcaagctgttcaacgtatgcccttttcatctCTGGATTCTACAACCAGCGGACGTTgtatcgacatccgactttTTCTCGTTGGAAACGCGCAACTAGCAGTCCTATCTTACCAATGACGAGATGATgttcagatgcaatgtctgcgcttcgtttgttgcggacaccTTGATTTCCTGTTCGACCATCTCGGTTGGATATCCCGACCCTATGTGATGGTCAATGAgagaagagcgatccaccgatcaccatgttgttgttgctaaaaaaatcgataaacagctttccgttttcgctcatctgtcctagactaTGATGCGCTCAACGTACTGATTATCGAAGCGCAATCTTTACGTTGAAGTTTCCGAAGACTCAACTCTTcgaaattttctcaaccacgctgttcagttgactgacgttgccgatttctCTTGCATATCAGTCAGTTGACATAACACTGTGTGTAACaatgtaaggtttctaaccgtGTTCTCAATCTGACTACGATTATTCTTTTGTTTATCGGTTCTCATCTTATGAACGAAGACGATGGTAATCACGCCTACCATGGAGAATTCTGCGTCGGCTGATACATTTCTGTAGGTGTCGCATTCTTTCTAAGAATTTTCCGAACAACTTCCATTCAGAACTTAACACTCGCGTTCGTTGCTAAAATTCGCCAATAAACTGACTCTAGATCTATAACCGTTTTTTTCTCtcccttttttttctcttctgtcAATTCTGAAAAGGCTTTCTTGACACGCTTAGATAATTACATTCAATAGAAagtagatttctttttttttttttttttttgtttcgattatagtcgttttaccatttttatggcattcgcgactttatcaacgttgcagttggcggatcgttattgaaaaacttatccggtacaactgtgttcgatgtttactcttgggctcgaactcgcggacatcggttcaggagacaacagacttgccaactgagctatatcacaaacccTGAAGAAAGTAGATTTCACTCAGAGTTTATTATACGTTATTTTAATCTATTCATTTCTGCTATTCATCTGTATCCTACAGTAGGCACAGGAAATTTGCAGGGATATCAGACAATGCGTGCTTTTCAGTTCGAATTGATTGTGCTCTACTGCGCTAGGACGAATTTCCAGGCCGCTTCTGCTTTTCGAAGCTTTGACAGAGCTGCCCTCGCGAGGGGACGTCTCTTGCTATCATgtcagttcggcataatccaggtcGAAGAGTTGATGACTCTCGATGCACGCCTATAACAAGTTTTGATACGTGCACCAAGGCCAATAGAGCAGTAACCCGGTTTCAGTTTCGTAGATAAGGACTCgggtacccattgaatataccTATGTAATATGAGAGTAAGCGGGATCGTCATAAACGCCTTGCTCAACCTATCgcaaaatcgagaaaataatATACTGAGATGTTAAACGAAAGAGTCGAATCTTAAAATTCCTCAACAGGGCGAGGTGATATTCGTTCTACGGTGAGAAACAAACGCAGGGGCGTTATCATTTTGCAATCAATGTTATTGAAGGTTTGGTTTCGATTTTCACAGTTCAAATTTCactgccaaaaaaaatctctcacGCTCGATTAAATTTCTATGTCAATTCCTATAATATGAAATAGCGAacaaaactataatcaaagcGTACTTGAGAGATTGGGTACCTACTTGAAAACTAGAAGTAATGATAAAATGTAACACTATTAATACCTACTCAATGGGAAAtcagaaaacaaagttttcgaTTGTGTTCACTCGTTTCTTATCACAAACGGAAGAAGACTAGAtatttttatgaacaaattcTATGTGTTGCCTCTCGATTTATACTCTGAATACTCTGAAACTTTTTATATTCTTTCTGTGGGCGATTCTTCCAATTCGACCTTCACTGTGTACCTATCTAGATTACGACTTCGGTATTCTTTACAATTTCTTACAAAGCATCACACGGTTCAGCGATGTGTATGTTACAGATTCAAAACAGTGACTTAAAGCTCCGTAAGCGTGATTGGTttttgtttgagtaattgatgTTTCAGCATTGTTTTCTTTTGGAGTATGTTAGATATATCATTCTTTGGTAGCTTTTCAAGGGTGCAATATATTTGAAACggttaaaaatgagaaaaaaatataaattgatactttccagaaaaataataaaaattttctactactttggtttaaaaattttctcccaGGAATATTATTCTTTGAACGCAGTCAAACTTCTACTACTTCTAGAGAGTGCTTTGGAAAACAAGCAAACATGCAATATTATGAATGGATTTCTTGTTTCAGCATTTATATGGCATCTTAAATTGTAGTAATAGCACTAAAGGCGACTGGTACAAATTGTTTGCTTTGAAGTAGTGATGTTTGGTTTAGAGTTTAGGAAACATTGTCTATGGCTCGCTACGAAATTGTGTTAATAAATAGTTTTTACTCTGATAAAAACTTTACGGTTTTCATCCTAACGTTTTAAAATACTCGATCGAAATTTCTTATTCTCTCAATACAGAATCAATCGTTTACTAGTtcatgttttgtttatatgattagATTTTCAAATGTTGCACTTGATTTATTTGAGTTCTTTTTTCCGCAATAGTTTTATCTAGTGAACCTGCATATTACCTTCATGAAGGTTCACTAGTTTTAACAAAGTACATCCACAAATATTTATGATGTTTTGTGGTTCATGTGTTTATGAAACACTGTACAGAAATCTAGAGTATTGCACCAAAATACGATGAAAGCAGCATCGAACGATTTGTTCGTTCATTTTTGCACACGACCCCTCTTTAAGTAACCACTTCGAAATCTTCGAAGTCCCGACTGTACCTGGGAAGTTGGTGTTATTTGatgtaagttttataaaatgttaGATTAAAGTACGAActcgtgaaaataaaaaaaaagttatttaggaGATTAACTTACCGACTCATCGGCCTGCTGTAGTTGGACATGGCAGAGGTGGAACGATTGTTGTTACTCTCTCCATCGTCGTTGGACTCCCCAGACTGGTACAGCATACACTGATCCAGATAGTCCGACGCCAGATAAGCAGGCAGATCCCCATCGTCGTCATCTATTGGCCCATAGTCCTGGATGTCGTCAGTTTCCTCCTGCGTTTCCACCATACTCAACCACTGCGAGTTGTGGTTGCGGAATTTTTCCAGCTGAAATTGTGAAGAATAATGTAATAGctatcttcaaatcttcaagtaAGCTGAATCTCATGGAAATAAGAATATCGATAAAGATACATGGCTCGTCGACTGGACTTGAACTCGCAATCCGCGGTTTGCGTATTATTACTTGTAGAGCTCCACCTGCCGATTGCTACCTAAATACTTACCAGATAagtaaaacactttttttcttaCCTTAATCCTCGAGGCCCACTCATTATCGGTGATGGCAATGATATCCAAGCAGAAATCACATACTTTTCGGATTTCAGCGTTTTTGTCATGCATCAAATCGATCAGATAAGCAGGCGATTCCGTCTCCTTGATCATGTACACCCGAGTGCTCTCGTTTCGCAGGACCTGCTGGAAGACGAATACGATCTGCAGTACCATCTCGTCGTCCTCCTGTTTCGCCTTGAGCAATTCGATCAGCGACAGAATCACGTCCGCTTTGCACAGCAGCATAGCGCAGGATTCGTCCGACGCACAGGTACCAAGGAAGACGACCGTTTCCAGCACAAGGTCGTCTTTGTATTTCCCTGCTCATTGAAcataaaaagtttcataaattattttttaaaagattttttgaaaatctcacCAGGAACCAACATGTTTCTTATCAATGGAATGAGATTGAAGTTGTGAATGATCTGCGAGT contains the following coding sequences:
- the LOC129760453 gene encoding uncharacterized protein LOC129760453, with the protein product MVMEPAAVNSTDLASLKERMKIIADADPKQYHNEFSLKRYLRAFKTVDAAFQAILKTNKWREEYGVASLGDHPAIKANENKARVLRHRDCTGRPVIYIPAKNHSSERDIDDLTRFIVHCLDEACKRCFEEVTDNLCIVFDLADFSTSCMDYQLIKNLIWLLSKHFPERLGACLILNAPLVFSTIWPVIKAWLDENTSSKVIFVSGEEELCKHLIPDILPTDM